The following DNA comes from Bacteroidota bacterium.
CAGTCCGAAGCAGTTCAGCGGCTTCCCTTTGAGGCTGAAAACAGCCTGTGTGTTCACTTCGCGCGATTTGGTAATGGAACCGCTGGCCGAATCTCCTTCGGTGATGAACAGCGTACTTTCAAACCTGCGCTCATCGTGGCTGTTATAATGAATGCGGCAATCTCTGAGCTTTTTATTATGAAGACTTGCTTTCTTGATACTTTCGCGTGCAAGTTTTTTGATATTTGCCAGATCCTTGCGGTCTTTTTCCGACTGCATAATTTTCTTCAGCAGTATATCGGCCGTTTCGGGGTTCATGTGAAGATAATTGTCGAGATTTTTCTTCACAATATCATGGATATACTTTGATACAGTCGGGCCTTTAGGCTCCATATGCTGTGAACCGAGTTTGGTTTTGGTCTGCGACTCAAACACCGGTTCCACAATTTTTACGCTGATGGCGGCAATAATGCTTTCGCGGATATCGCTCGCTTCAAAATCTTTATGGTAAAACTCCCTGACGGTTTTCACCAGCGCTTCGCGAAAAGCCTGTTGGTGCGTACCTCCCTGAGTTGTGTGCTGACCGTTTACGAATGAATAATACTCTTCGGTATATCTGACGGCACTAAACGTAAAAGCCGATTCAAATCCGTTGTCTTTCAAATGGATAATAGGGAAGAGGATGCCGCCGTCAATATTGCTGTTGAGCAAATCAACAAGACCATTCTTCGCAAAAAACTTCTCTCCGTTGAAGTTGATGGTCATCCCGTTATTCAGGAATGCGTAGTTCCACAGAAGTTTCTGAACATATTCGGTGATGTAATGAACTTTGCCGAACACTTTTTCGTCGGGGATGAAGGAAATGCTGACGCCATTGCGTAAGTCGGTGGGCTGAAGGGGTTCATCGCGAACAATGGTTCCGCGTTCAAATTCGGCAATCTTGATTTGTCCTTCGCGTATTGACTGAACCTTGAAGTAAGATGAAAGTGCATTGACTGCTTTGGTACCAACGCCGTTCAGGCCAACCGTTTTCACAAATACCTTGGAATCGTATTTGGCGCCGGTATTCATTTTAGAAACGCAATCAACCACACTGCCCAGCGGGATGCCGCGTCCGTAATCCCTTACAATAACTTTCTGTTCTTTGATGGTAACGTCTATACTGCGACCGTTGCCCATAATAAATTCATCAACAGCGTTGTCAAGAATTTCTTTGAGCAGCACATAAATACCATCGTCGGGTGATGTTCCGTCGCCCAGCTTACCTATATACATTCCCGGACGCATTTGAATATGCTCTTTCCAGTCCAGTGAGCGTATGGTTTCTTCTGAATAGACTTCGGTCATGATACTATAATTTTATGCAAAATTAATACTCCTTGCTTTACCCTGCGCCACTTTTCAGTTCATTTTTAATTATTTTATCAACAAATCCTTGATTTATCAACACTTTTAGTAATTTTGTGT
Coding sequences within:
- a CDS encoding DNA topoisomerase IV subunit B → MTEVYSEETIRSLDWKEHIQMRPGMYIGKLGDGTSPDDGIYVLLKEILDNAVDEFIMGNGRSIDVTIKEQKVIVRDYGRGIPLGSVVDCVSKMNTGAKYDSKVFVKTVGLNGVGTKAVNALSSYFKVQSIREGQIKIAEFERGTIVRDEPLQPTDLRNGVSISFIPDEKVFGKVHYITEYVQKLLWNYAFLNNGMTINFNGEKFFAKNGLVDLLNSNIDGGILFPIIHLKDNGFESAFTFSAVRYTEEYYSFVNGQHTTQGGTHQQAFREALVKTVREFYHKDFEASDIRESIIAAISVKIVEPVFESQTKTKLGSQHMEPKGPTVSKYIHDIVKKNLDNYLHMNPETADILLKKIMQSEKDRKDLANIKKLARESIKKASLHNKKLRDCRIHYNSHDERRFESTLFITEGDSASGSITKSREVNTQAVFSLKGKPLNCFGLSKKVVYENEEFNLMQSALNIEEGIENLRYNQVVIATDADVDGMHIRLLLLTFYLTFYPDLIKNGHLYILQTPLFRVRNKKKTSYCYTDEERVNAIDELGPNPEITRFKGLGEISPDEFKHFIGKDMRLEPVMLSKESSINEILTFYMGKNTPKRQDFIINNLRIDLDLVEKIDRPADDDELVPVVEEGDEE